A portion of the Clostridia bacterium genome contains these proteins:
- a CDS encoding FRG domain-containing protein, with protein sequence MDGKDQYADLMEELTRQPLEDEMYMGDPVVCTDAPQFFDLVRASPFDNGRWVFRGQCDEKWRLQPLIERLFLDCQATAFIEGTLDTGGLARFVIREFRRRVHNYLSELPRDDDDEEWLALMRHYGAPTKLLDWTKSPYVAAFFATADARNTDSAVWAIDRVSVQEEARRMLGVNQMSSISVPEHLLGLRYGPAASTPPVVVPLWPFRMNERLTIQQGLFLSQNTLRWPFEACLKHVLRSASANRRLDRKWLRKLVVTKSARLQVLRELEMMNINYATLFPGLDGFARSLTIAMEIRTLAACDPAHRFDEEP encoded by the coding sequence ATGGATGGCAAAGATCAGTATGCGGACCTCATGGAGGAACTTACCCGCCAACCGCTCGAGGATGAGATGTACATGGGCGATCCAGTCGTTTGTACCGATGCGCCGCAGTTCTTTGACCTGGTCCGCGCCTCGCCGTTCGATAACGGCCGGTGGGTATTCCGTGGCCAATGCGACGAAAAGTGGCGGCTTCAACCGCTGATTGAAAGGCTCTTTCTCGACTGTCAGGCTACCGCGTTCATCGAGGGCACGCTCGATACCGGTGGCCTTGCCAGGTTTGTCATTCGCGAATTCCGACGTCGTGTTCACAACTACCTCAGCGAACTCCCTAGGGACGATGACGACGAAGAGTGGCTCGCTCTCATGCGGCACTACGGCGCACCAACCAAGTTGCTGGACTGGACGAAATCGCCTTATGTAGCCGCGTTCTTCGCCACCGCTGACGCGCGGAACACTGACTCAGCCGTCTGGGCTATCGATAGGGTCTCAGTCCAAGAGGAGGCCAGGCGCATGCTGGGCGTCAACCAGATGTCATCCATCAGTGTTCCAGAACACCTCCTGGGACTGCGGTACGGACCTGCCGCGAGCACCCCCCCAGTCGTCGTGCCGCTGTGGCCGTTTCGCATGAACGAACGGCTGACGATTCAACAAGGACTGTTTCTGTCCCAGAATACGCTCCGTTGGCCGTTCGAGGCTTGCCTCAAGCACGTGCTCCGCAGCGCCTCGGCGAATCGGAGGCTAGATCGGAAGTGGCTCCGTAAGCTTGTTGTCACGAAGTCCGCGCGTCTGCAGGTGTTGCGGGAACTTGAAATGATGAATATAAACTATGCGACGCTATTTCCGGGTCTCGATGGCTTTGCGCGCTCACTGACGATCGCCATGGAAATCCGTACCCTTGCGGCTTGTGATCCCGCACACCGCTTTGACGAAGAACCCTAG